In one window of Ovis aries strain OAR_USU_Benz2616 breed Rambouillet chromosome 3, ARS-UI_Ramb_v3.0, whole genome shotgun sequence DNA:
- the LOC101104222 gene encoding retinol dehydrogenase 16-like — MWLYLAVLVVLYYLLRWYRERQMVSHLQDKFVFITGCDSGFGNLLARQLDLRGLRVLAACLTEQGAEQLMNQTSDRLQTVILDVTKTDSVAAATKWVKEHVGDRGLWGLVNNAGISTPTAPNEWLTKQDFMKILDVNLLGVIDVTLSVLPLVRKARGRVVNVSSVMGRVALFGGGYCMSKYGVEAFSDSLRRELSYFGVKVVMIEPGYFSTNVTSPKALSQGLQASWNQASPEIKELYGEKFMANFMKSVDLLETTCCQDLSLVTNCMEHALTACHPRTRYSPGWDAKFIYLPMSYLPSFLVDLMVYWRNPQPAKAL; from the exons ATGTGGCTGTACCTGGCGGTCCTCGTGGTCCTGTACTACCTCCTGCGCTGGTACCGGGAGAGGCAGATGGTGAGCCACCTCCAGGACAAGTTCGTCTTCATCACGGGCTGTGACTCCGGCTTCGGGAACCTGCTGGCCAGGCAGCTGGACCTGAGAGGCTTGAGGGTCCTGGCTGCGTGTCTGACAGAGCAGGGGGCTGAACAGCTGATGAACCAGACATCAGACAGGCTGCAGACGGTGATTCTGGACGTCACCAAGACAGATAGCGTTGCTGCGGCAACCAAGTGGGTGAAGGAGCATGTGGGGGACAGAG GACTCTGGGGTCTGGTGAATAATGCCGGTATCTCCACACCCACTGCACCCAATGAGTGGCTGACCAAACAGGACTTCATGAAGATTTTGGACGTGAACCTGTTGGGGGTGATTGATGTGACCCTGAGTGTGCTGCCCCTGGTGCGGAAGGCAAGGGGCCGTGTGGTCAACGTTTCCAGCGTCATGGGCCGGGTGGCCCTCTTTGGTGGAGGCTATTGCATGTCCAAGTATGGTGTGGAGGCCTTCTCAGACTCCCTCAG GAGGGAGCTCTCCTACTTTGGGGTGAAGGTGGTTATGATCGAGCCTGGTTATTTCAGCACCAATGTGACCAGCCCTAAGGCACTTTCTCAGGGCCTCCAGGCATCATGGAATCAGGCCAGCCCAGAGATCAAGGAACTGTATGGAGAGAAGTTCATGGCTAACT TCATGAAATCAGTCGACTTGTTGGAGACAACCTGCTGCCAGGATCTGTCCTTGGTGACCAACTGCATGGAGCACGCCCTGACCGCCTGCCACCCCCGCACCCGATACTCACCTGGCTGGGATGCCAAGTTCATCTACCTCCCCATGAGCTACCTGCCCAGCTTCCTGGTGGATCTCATGGTGTACTGGAGAAACCCCCAGCCTGCTAAGGCCCTGTAA